Genomic window (Rutidosis leptorrhynchoides isolate AG116_Rl617_1_P2 unplaced genomic scaffold, CSIRO_AGI_Rlap_v1 contig118, whole genome shotgun sequence):
AAATCTCATTTCCAAAATTGAAAATTTCAGCATAAATCAGCCGACCTAGGTTCATGTCGCAAGTTCTATCTATTCTATGAAGAATAAACCCCATGACACGATGTCATACGCTTGTTCTCAAAATGTAGCTGAAAATGCAGAAATCCATACTATAACCAGAGTGCCTTGATGTGATGGATGATTCTAGGCAGATACTAGAGGCTGAAGTATTTTGTTTGACAAGAATACAAAAAACATCAGAAGATATTGGCTACCATAACTTTGAGAGAGTTTATCAATACTTAATCATCTTGGCATTGTTAAATATGTTATATCAAAGGCCTTTGAAGCATTTCCACTGTACGAGTAAAACATTAAATGCAAAATTAGCCAAAATTACACTGTCAAAAGGAAGGTGAGACTCACCTGAAAGCTTTCACAGCACTTTTCAGCTCTGCATTCTCCAAAATATTCCTAGCACTTAATGGAACATCTGAAAGGGTGGTTAGAAGACTTCAACTGGTTCAATCAATCAAATCAAAAAATTTAACATATCATGAAGGGACCGTGATAATAGCAAAGAAACAGATAAAAATGAAATCCCTGACATTTTCTTCTATGCACAACATTCACTGGCACGTAGTGTGGATATGGACGTTATATCTGTGTAGGACATCAAAAGACATGGACAATATTATATTTCCATATATAATGATGCCCTGTGATCCGTGTATGACAAGTTGTGATAGCTAATGCACAAGCCTGTCATACAGAAAGAGAAATTAATCCactgaaaaaaaaaatgaatatagCTGATTTCGGTTAGATTATTTTCAATTTTACAGCTTCTTGCCTACCAAAGCTCTTTCAATAATGGAAATCTCCGGAAACTTAGCATTTGACAGAAACTCTCCAGCAAGTTTGCCTTCAGAACGCTCCCACCGAGGCACAAGATGTGTAGGTAGTATAGAGGACAAAGATGTTACAACAGAATAATCGACAGCAACATTTTGTTTAATGATACAGCTGAAGTTTGATGAATGTAGTTATAACACATGCAAAGGATGATCAGCATCAGTACTCAAGTCTCATGCGCTATTTCAGTACCTTGGAATGCATTAGTTATGTCCTCTCACATTCCCAGTAGTGATTATAATTGGAATTGTATATTCATGGTTTTCTCAATAGGCTCATTTGGAATGTGAGTATATTCTGCCAATAGCATCATCCAGAAAAGTCAAGAACAGCTCCTCATTAATTCCTGTACCAAATTTCgaccaaaaaataaaaaaatcctgTACCAATTAAAAACAATACAGTCCAGTACTTTTCTCCCTAATCATATCATAACCAGATCTACATATCACATTTCGCAAAGTTCTAGTACAAGCCTATAACAAAGATCAGAAAATACATTCAGCAGTCAAATTTGTCAATTCTCCATAGTCTTTCAAATTGAAAGCATCGGTAGGTAAGTCCACCAAAGACATGCTGAAAACGCTATAAAAGGCAGGAGAACTTACTGTAATGTTTCAATACTCTTACAGCTAGAGAGCTAAACCCACACTGTGGAAACTCAGGGACCCCTTTCATGTATATCATCACAGGATTTTCCTTGACATCCTAAACCATAAACAAATTAAAAGAATAGATGAGCAAAGTAAGTAGGATGCAAAACACAACAAAGAACTGTAAACCATGTTATGTCATGTCACAAAGCGCCTACCTGTTCAACAACATCCTTTAAAGAAGTGGCAGAGTCCTGAAACTTATCCATAGGTTTAAAGTCGTCATGCATGTCAGGGTCATTTGGTACAGCTGTAGAGTATCTCATTCCTCTTTGAATAGACAAAGCAGATACCTGCTAATAATATTTCCAAAAGGGATGTTAGCACAATATTGCAAACATAACAAATAACATACAGACTCGACTAATTTAGACATCATCAGAGATAAGGCTTGAGAGTTTGTGGGTCTAAACGCATGACCAGTAACCAATGGCTTTTATCTCAATTGAGCACTGCCTCTGCTATCCTTTGGGAAACAAGTTTGAGAATTTATTTTAAAGTTGTTATATTGGCAATGACTAAGAAAAGAAGCTAAAGTTTAAAGTAGGAAGTCACAGCCAGTAATGGCCAGCATTGCACTTCCATCAGTGGAGTATCACATAAGCTTGACTGTCAAGCTGGAGAAGAAGCAACTTGGGGTCCTTAAGAAAATAACCTATGTAATTCTAATTAAGACCCTTCAGAGCAAAGAAGATAAGCTGTTTAGAGTAACTCCTCTGCTCAGGGCAACATCTGCTGAGCTCCACGTCTCTATTTCTGTTTTCTTGTTTGCACAGCTAAACTAGTTTCTACTCATTATCTTAGGGCACACATCAAAAACCATCATTTATCTTCAGAATTCTGCCCCATGCACCTCCATCCATTCCATAATAACCAGTATAACCACATTTTAAGCTAGTTGATACAGGAACAAAAGCTGACCATTCTATTAGAGCATCCTACTGGGGACCCTGTAATGCCCTTGAGGAGAAGGTTCGATAAGGCTCTTGCCATGATGCTTGCTGTAGTCCAGCTCAAGGTTGTATCTTCTATCCACTGAAGCACCGCACAACAATATATAACTACACAACAAAGGTTATGTGCAGAGAATCAGTTATAATTCATACAATGGATCAAAGACATATAATAATAGATAAAATTCGAACAAGCAACTCCACCAAAGTCAGGACAGAGCTtgtaaacaacaatcaacagtcaACCCAAGGCAAATTGGAACTTTGCATCTAGAGGTGGTTTCTCAAGCTCGTGTTATCATCGGTCAATCCATTAATAAATCATAACCTTGCAACTAAAAGTAATTTAACTTAAATTTGCATCATCAATAATCATCAATACCGTATAATCCATGCGGTGACAACAACTAGGGATGAGCATGGTCCAGATGGTCCAGTTCCACTTCCAGGGGTGGAACTGGGAAATAAGCCGGAGGGATTGTTCTAGAGAACCTGGAACACAGAACCAAACCAACCccctgttttttttttctttttttgcaaTTAATGTTTGATTTCGCACTAAAATTTCTCAATGCAAGAGCCAAAGCAAAAGCACCACACAAACAAACATTGAAAAAGATCCAGAAATTAATTCAACCAATCCAAATCTCAAGCCTCTCAACAGTAGAACCTCTCCACATTAGCCCCCCTCTCATTACGTTCATTAAGgacaaaaaataaataataataataataattaaaaaaaccaATTTTCAGAGGCAATGAGTGCAGGACACAACGCAATGTGCTTGAGCAAGAACGTCCCCAAAGTTTGTGCCATCAAAATTCATCTAAACTACCAAATCCCACCATCTATCACGCCCCCACTTAAAGCCAAAACGATCCTTGATTGCATCAGCAAGAAGATGCAAAAACCCTGATCACGGTCAGCCACACAACAATCGGACTGCTAAAGGGATGATCCAGAATATGAAAGCAAGGCAAATTAAGATAGAGTTTGCTGCGGCTGGTTTTGCCGCTGCAGAGAACTAACATGCATAGGGAAAAAGGGAAGAAAAAAGGTGGAGGACGAAGGTTTACCGGCGACGGAGCTCGTGGCAAGCACGCGAGCAGGGGAGAGAAGATATGAGGGTTCGCTGGAGCTTTTTTATTCCTCGCCACCACGCCAACCCTTTGCTTCTCTCTCTCCTCGTGATTATGTAAAACAGAGGGAAAGAAGAAAGGGAAAACAGAGAAGGCCCAACAGGCCCATAGAGATTGTAATTGGGCCCATTTGGAAGCTATTAAAAAAGGTGATCTTTTCATTTTCTTCGTGGCTTTAATTTAATGTGaaacaacaatttttttttttttaatcggcAAGAGGTTGGGGCGGCGAGGGTTGTCAATTAGGGGTGTCAATGGTTTGGTTCGGTTTAGGAAAAACTTATGAACCGAACCGAAATTTGGGTTTGTTTCAATTTTTCGGTTTTTGGTTTTCAACTTTCAATTTTCGATTTTtgcatttattttttttctttttttattgtaTATATTTTTCATTTTCAAGAAATACGTTCTTATCAATTTGTTGGTTCGGTTCAGTTTGGTTAACCAATAAAAACCGAACCGATAAcaaaaattttgatttttaatgAGAACCGAACCGAATAAAAACCGAACCCAAAAAATCGAATTTTTCAGTTCGGTTCGGTTCATTTTTTGACAGCCTGAGTGTCAatgggttgggttgggttgggttgggtcGGGCTCGGCCCGATCCGACCCGAAACACATAAGACCCGAAGCCAAAATCCGGGTTGGGTTTTcggttttcttttttcttttaaaaCCATAGTGTTGCTTCTCCTGCTTTTATCGGATCAAAAGATCGTCGAGGACGTGGAAAAGGCTCGGGATTTCAGCCACCTACTGGAATCAAGCTCCAAGAAAGGACTCTAATGTTTGTTGCTTCTCCTCCTTTTTTTCCGATTGCTTGCGAAAGCTTCTGTGAAAGAGAGTTCGAAGAGGCGTAATGTGCATACAAGACAAGCAATTCAATGCAATTTTGCACAGACAACAGTGATAAACACGGAATTGTTCTTCAATGGTTGCAACCCATAGGACACAAACAAATTCAGCACATTTACAGTGCAACCGAACCATGTCCGACACGAAAAACGACTTGGGCGCTTCTCGCCGAACCCCATTTCCATTCCAGACAAGCTCAAACTCCAAACGTCTCTCTCCATCTCGCACGCAGCTTCTACGCAGTCAGATCTCCAGACTTACGAATACTAGATATACAATCGTTCATCAAGTTCTTCGTCATAGAAGAAGGTTGAGCACATACCAATGAGAGACGCTGGCGATCATTGCCGGTTCTGGACACGTCTGCGACGATGAAGTTGGTAACTGGTTCTGGCCAGATCTGGTGGCGACGCTGGTGGCTGGGTGACGGCGGTGGTGGCTTGGCGTCGACGGCGACGATGGTGGCTGGGTAGTGATGGTGAGGCTGGTCGCTTTTTTTAACAAGATCCGGTGGCAACGCTGGTGGGTGGCTGGAGACGGTGTTGGCTGGGTTCCGATGGTGACAGTGGTGGCTGGGCGGCGACAGCGAGGATGGGCGATGGCGACAATTGTTCAGGCGGTGAGGGTAGCCACGTTGTTCCGGCGGTACTGGTGTCGAAAGTTCCGCGCCGACCCGGCCCGGCCCGACCCTAACTAAACCCTATTGATACCGGCTCTACACCCGAAGAAGACTGTAGCCCAGTCGCAAAATAGCCTAAATTTAGGGTCGGGTCGAGTCGGGTCGGGTCGGGCCAACACCGGCCTTTTTGATAGCCCTAGGGGTGAGGCGAGGTGGCCACTGTAGCTACTCCCATGAAGGTTACCGTCCCACCCCACTACGAAATATTCGATTTGAACTATGACTATTCACTCCATGCTTAATTAGAAGCCACGAAGTCTTTTCACAATGAGATAGCAAATGCCCAAAGCTTAAGGTGGTTAGAGGTCTCCTTACAACACAACTCAAATTGTTACAAGCTGGCCAAATTTATTTCCACAATATTTATATAATGTAAATTTGTAAAGTACACTTTAAATGTGGCCTCAGAATACGAGAGACGTGAGTTTTAAGCTCCATTCATTTCACGGAAAATGACTTCCAGGAAAACATTTTTTGGATTTTACAACGTTCGTTTCACGGAAAATGAACTCATCAAGAAAAATGTTTTCCATTAATGGAAAAAACAACATTTAAAAGTGAAGAAAATCTCTTCCATTTTTTAAAAGTGGAAAATATTTTTCATAACTTCTTCCACCTTACTTTTTTTCACCGAACAcattttcattttatttttatgctttctttttcttttttattttttaaaaaatcaagtttttaatttttttttccttttcttttttttcttctttctttccttttCATCTTCTTCCTTGGCCTTGCCAGCCGCCGCCAGTTGCCGGCCACGGCGGCGGCCGGCGATTGGTCGCGAGCCAGCTCGAGCCTCTCCGACCTAGGGTGGAGCTCGAGCCTCGCCAGATCCGGCAAGTTGGGCGGGGCTCGAACCTCACTCGAGCTCGCCAGAGGTTCGCCGAGCTCTAGCGAGCCTCGAGTTCATCGGATCTGGCGATCGCATCTTGGTCGACCGCCAGATAGCTGGCCATCATCAAGCATGCGGCGGCAGAGGAAGGAGGAGGAAGgaataaggaaaagaaaaagaaagaaaaaatcataaacattttgatt
Coding sequences:
- the LOC139881144 gene encoding monothiol glutaredoxin-S15, mitochondrial-like; the encoded protein is MARALSNLLLKGITGSPVGCSNRMQVSALSIQRGMRYSTAVPNDPDMHDDFKPMDKFQDSATSLKDVVEQDVKENPVMIYMKGVPEFPQCGFSSLAVRVLKHYNVPLSARNILENAELKSAVKAFSHWPTFPQIFIKGEFIGGSDIILSMHQSGELKEKLKDIAANQEKSA